CGAGCCCCTGGATCTCGTGAGGATCGAACGCCGGCAGTTGCTCGGGTGCCTCCTCGACGTGATCGAGGCCGCTGTAGCCCGCGGGTGCCCGATTCCCGTCGTCGAACCACGCCTGGAAGCCGTTGGCCATCTCCCGGGTGCCAGCCAGCTCTTGGCCGCCCTCCTCGCGAAACCAGTACAGAAAGTCGCTCTCGTGGGCGTCACAGAGCAAGACTTCGCCCATCGGCTCGCCGTAGACGATCGCACCGGCGTTGCACTGCTCGATCGCAGCCTCGCCGTGTTCGATGTAGCAGGCGTCGCAGGGTTCGCCAACCAGCGCCGTCAGCCGGAGGATCCGTTCGCGTGCGTCCGGTGGCATCGCCGTCAATCGCTTGAGCATCCCCTCAGCGTCGAACACTGCGTCTTCGTCGAAGCGCCAGCCGCGTAACCCGATCGAAACCTTGGCCATAGGTCCGGTAATCGCCTGCCGGACTAAAAGAGCGCGCTGTCGGACACCACTCGGCTGACAGCCGTCGCCGGGGACCGATCGTTTTTCACGGCCCCGCCCGTCACCGCCCCCATGCACAATGTAGACGCCGCAGGCCTGGGAATCGGTGACGACTATCCACCCCGGATCATGGGCGTCCTCAACGTGAGTCAGGAATCGCCGTACAAACCCAGTGTCTTCGACGACGCGAGCGAGGCTGCCGCCTACGTCGAGGACATGATCAGCGAGGGGGCCGACATCATCGACGTCGGCCTCGAATCGGCCAACAAACGCCTAGACGTTCTCTCGGCCGAGGAGGAGCGTGATCGCCTCGATACGGCGATCGAAACGATCGAGGCCGTCAGCGGCGAGGCCGTCTTCTCCATCGAAACCCGGTACAGCGAGGTCGCCGACGAGGCACTCACCCGCGGGTTCGACATGGTCAACGACATCTGTGGCTTCGCCGATCCCGAGATGCCGGTCGTCTGTGAGACCCACGACGCCGCCGTCGTGAAGATGGCCAGCCCGCCCGACCTCGAACGCCCAGGTGCCGTCAGGGAAACAGACTGGGCACAGCGCTGCGATGAGGGATGGGGTGCCGACGCCGATTACGTCGATCAGGTCCACGAGGCACTCACACAGCACGGCTTCACGGAGAAGACGATCGTCGATCCAGCTTTCGGCGGCTGGAGTGACCGCCAGACGATCGAAGACGACCGCGAGACGTTCCGACGCCTCCGTGAGTTTCGAGACCTGGGCCGACCGATGCTGGTCTCGATCAATCGGAAGAACTTCCTCCGGGAGATCGCGGGCCGATCGACCGAGGAGGCGTTGCCGGTCAGCCTCGCGGCGACGGCGATGGCCGTCGAACGTGGCGCTCACATCATCCGTACCCACGATGTGGCAGAGACGCGCGATGCAGCGCTCGTCGGCCACGAACTGGGCGACAGCGCCGAGGCACGATAATGGACTTTTCGACGTGGGAGCCGGTCTACGAGGCGATCCTCGCGGACTTTGGGTACGATCGGGCGGCCGACGAGCGCGTACGGGACCTGCTTTCCTCGCTGTACCAGGCGACAGACGCCGAACCGTACGAACCCGAAGCTGCTGCCTTCGCGGGCCAGACGGTCGCCATTGCTGGGGCAGGCCCGTCGCTTTCGGCGGAACGCAAAGCGGTTCGAAGGGCAGATGCTATCGTCGCTGCCTCGACGGCCGCCGATCGACTGATTGAGGCCCAAACGAGCCCGGATGTCGTCGTGACGGACTTAGACAAGCATCCCGAGACAGTACGAGAGCTGACGAACTCGGGTACCCCAGTTGTCGTCCACGCCCACGGCGACAACACCGCCGCCATCAGAGAGGCCGTTCCCACGTTCGATTGTGAGTGGGTGCTACCGACAACCCAGGCCGAGCCGGTGGGTCCGGTCCGGAATTTCGGCGGGTTTACCGACGGCGATCGGGCAGCCTTTCTCGCCGACGCGCTCGGAGCCGACCGGCTTGTCTTTCCCGGGTGGGACTTCGACGACGAGACGGTCGATGCCGAAAAAGGGCGAAAACTCACCTGGGCCGAGCGGTTGCTGTACTGGCTCGAAGACCGTCGCGACGAGCACTTCGCCGTACTCGATGGGCGGCGAAACGCTATCGATACCAAAGCCCTACCACCGTAGTACTCTGGGCGAGGGCAGAACGCTACCGCTGGACCACATAGCCCACAGCAACGCCGAGAGTCCCGACGACGAACGGATACGCAAACCCGAACGCGGCCGATTCGACCAGATCGGGTTCGAGGAGGAGCGTCCCCAGACTCCACCCGACAGACAGCTCCACGACGAAGGACCCGGCGACAGCAAGTGGGAGATAGCCGATCGCCACTGCGACACCGAGGAGCGCGATTGTGACGTACTCGACGTCAGCTGTGATCGCCCGGTAGCCGAGCACTGCCCCAACAGCGACGAGCGCGACGAAGGGGATAGCAAAGTACACGAACGTGGGGACCGCCGTGCTTCCCTGTTCGAGAATGACGTTAAACCGCACCGTTTCCTGAAGGTTCGCCGACGTTATCGTTTCGATCCCGTCGACGAACTGGGCGTTGTAGAATATCACACCGATCCCCCGAAGCCGTTCACCGGTCGAACCAGCCCCCAACGACGCTGGGCCCAGATAGAACAGCAGGGCCATCAACCCGTAGCCGACCAGCCACGCGACGGCCCCAGCGACAACACCTGGGAGCAATGGCACGTCCCGTAGATCAGCCAGCCAATCGTCGGCGAGCAGATCGGCACCCCGACCGGTGGAATCGTTTCGCGACACACCAACAACTCACCGAAGACCGGGAAAAAACCTCCGGCCGTCAGTCCTCGCCAGGTTCGAAGTCCAGGGCCGCCGAGTTGATACAGTAGCGTTTGCCAGTCGGATCCGGGCCGTCCTCGAAGACGTGGCCCAGATGCCCGCCACACGCACCACAGAGCACTTCGGTTCGTTCCATCCCGTGACGGGTGTCCAGTTCCGTTTCGACGTTGCCGTCCTCGAGGACGTCGGTGAAACTCGGCCAGCCGTGACCGGAGTCGAACTGCGAATCGGTGTCGAACAGGGCCGTGCCACAACCGGCACACCGGAAGACGCCGTCGTCGTCGACGTCAAGGTACTCGCCGGTAAACTTCGGTTCGGTGCCGCGTTCCCGAAGGATGTGATACTCCTCTTCGGTCAACATCTCTTGCCACTCCTCGTCGGACGCCGGAACGTCACTCGATGCAGTCGTCGATTCGTCCATACTCGTACCTGGGCCTCCGTCGGTAAATGTCCACGGACCTGGCGGAAACCCACCGCATTGGAACCGGCTGAGAAGGGCCAATACAGGCGTGACCAACCGCTGAGACGCCGGCTCTGGGTCGACCGCTGTAGCGTCCCGGTGCGATAGTGACACCCGTGACGCCCCGAGGAACCTACAGCTGCCGGCGGAGCGTCGCCGCCGTTTCCGGCCCCACTCCAGTGACATCGCGCAGTTCGTGCTCCGAGGCGTCACGGATGCCGGCGACGCTGCCAAACCGTCCCAAAAGACGCGTCCGAAGTTCGGGGCCGACGCCTGGAACGTCGTCGAGTGCCGTCGACGCGTCGTCACGAAGCGTCTCGTGGTACTGTACCGCAAACCGGTGGGCCTCGTCACGGACGCGCTGGAGGAGGCGCAACTGCGGCGCATCGGTGTCCCATTCGTAGGTTCGCTCGGGCGTGATCAGACGCTCCTCGGCTTTCGCCAGGGCGACGGCGGGGACGTCCCATCCTGCAGCCTCGATCGCCTCGCGGGCCACAGCCAGTTGTCCCGCGCCGCCATCGATCAACAGGAGGTCGGGGTCCGGCCGGTCGTCGCGGCCATCGACGGCTCGCTTGGCTCGCCAGGTGAGCAGCTGCGCCATCGCCGCGTAATCGTCGTTGCCCTCGCCGAGGTTCCGACGGCGATAGTCGGGTTTCTCGGGTGCGCCGTCGAGAAAGCAGACGTCGCTGCCGACCACGCCCGACCCACCGGTGTGGCTCACGTCGAAGCCTTCGATTCGCTCGGCCGCGTCCAACCCAAGGGCCTCGGCGAGGGCTGTCGTCCCGTCCCGTTTGCCAATGTTCCGTCTGGCGTTTTTCAGTGCGAGGTCGACGAGCGTTGCCTCCCGGCCCGCCCCAGGAACGGTCACCTCGACGCCGGCCTCGGCTAGCCACGCAGTGACCTCTTGGTCTGTGAGTCGGTCCGAAAGGAGCAGGCGATCGGGCAAGGCACGTTCGGCGTAATACTGGGGAACGAACGCCGCCAGGACGTCCCCGCCGCGGCTGTCGGCTGGCGTCTCGACCTCGTGGCGCTCGCGATCGAGCAAGGACCCGTCGACGCTGTGCAAGCGGGCAACTACCGCCGACTCGCCTTCGAGGGAGACGGCGAGGACATCCGTCTTCACTCCCGTCTCACCTTCGACGACCCCACCGCCGCACTCGTGGAACGACTCGACGACCGACAGGCGATCCCGGAGATTCGCCGCCCGTTCGAAGGCCGCGGTCTCGGCTGCCCGATCCATCTCTTCGCGGATCGGCTCGGACAGCACACCCGTCTCCCCCCGGAAAAAACGGCGGACGGCATCGACGTCTGCACGGTAGGCTGCCATCTCGATTTCGCCCGTACAGGGAGCCGAACAGAGGCCGATATCGTAATCGAGACAGGGCCGATCCCGCCCGGCGTACTTGTGATCCGAACAGCCCCGCAGCCCGTAGGTCTCCCGGATCGCCTTGAGGACAGTTTCGAGCTGTCCCTTGTCGGTGAACGGGCCAAAGACGTCCGCGCCTGCAGCCGGATCGCGCGTGATCTCGATGCGCGGCGCTCGGTGGTCGGTCAACTGCACCAGCGGATAGGACTTATCGTCGCGCAGCCGGACGTTGTACCGGGGCTGATGGCGCTTGATCAGGTTCGCCTCCAAGAGCAGCGCCTGGGTCTCGGTGTCGGTGACGACGATATCGATATCCACGGCGCGTGCGACCATCTGCCGGATACGCTGACTCCGGGGGCCGCTCGGCGTGGCGCTGGGGTCGGACGCTGAGGAGCCGTCGCCACCTCGCTGGTCGGCGTACGACCGGACGCGATCCCGAAGGTCGACGGCTTTCCCGACGTAGAGAACGGTCCCGTCGGCTGCCTCGAACTGGTAGACGCCGGGCTTGGAGGGAAAATCGGCGGCCAGATCACCCACTGCGTCGGCGTCCATGTACCGGCAGTTGTCGCTTGAGCGTGTTGAACGTAGCGTCTGCGGTCGTGTGACCGCCTTGTTTCCCACCCCCACAGCGGCAGACCGAGAACGGTCCGCTCACTCGAAGGGGTTCAAAGAGCCACCGAGGAGCCCAGACGAGCGCTCGGCTGGTACGCCCTCGGGCAAGACTGCCGCCCGGACGCGTTCGACAGCGTCCCCGGCGTCCTCGGGGACGGCCACGTGAATGTCGTCGTCGCCGGCAACTTCGATGACGAGGTGGCGTTCCCGCGTCCAGGCGTACACACCGAGGGGCACGATCGCGAAGACGAGCAACAGCGCGCCAAACAGGCGCATGTAGTAATCGAGCTGGCCGATCAGCGAGATCATGCCTTCGACCATGCCCAGGACGTTTCCGATACCGAGTTCTTGGGTGCCGCCCCCGCTGAGGGAGACGC
The sequence above is drawn from the Halorhabdus sp. CBA1104 genome and encodes:
- a CDS encoding 6-hydroxymethylpterin diphosphokinase MptE-like protein, which gives rise to MDFSTWEPVYEAILADFGYDRAADERVRDLLSSLYQATDAEPYEPEAAAFAGQTVAIAGAGPSLSAERKAVRRADAIVAASTAADRLIEAQTSPDVVVTDLDKHPETVRELTNSGTPVVVHAHGDNTAAIREAVPTFDCEWVLPTTQAEPVGPVRNFGGFTDGDRAAFLADALGADRLVFPGWDFDDETVDAEKGRKLTWAERLLYWLEDRRDEHFAVLDGRRNAIDTKALPP
- the msrB gene encoding peptide-methionine (R)-S-oxide reductase MsrB codes for the protein MDESTTASSDVPASDEEWQEMLTEEEYHILRERGTEPKFTGEYLDVDDDGVFRCAGCGTALFDTDSQFDSGHGWPSFTDVLEDGNVETELDTRHGMERTEVLCGACGGHLGHVFEDGPDPTGKRYCINSAALDFEPGED
- a CDS encoding excinuclease ABC subunit C, translated to MDADAVGDLAADFPSKPGVYQFEAADGTVLYVGKAVDLRDRVRSYADQRGGDGSSASDPSATPSGPRSQRIRQMVARAVDIDIVVTDTETQALLLEANLIKRHQPRYNVRLRDDKSYPLVQLTDHRAPRIEITRDPAAGADVFGPFTDKGQLETVLKAIRETYGLRGCSDHKYAGRDRPCLDYDIGLCSAPCTGEIEMAAYRADVDAVRRFFRGETGVLSEPIREEMDRAAETAAFERAANLRDRLSVVESFHECGGGVVEGETGVKTDVLAVSLEGESAVVARLHSVDGSLLDRERHEVETPADSRGGDVLAAFVPQYYAERALPDRLLLSDRLTDQEVTAWLAEAGVEVTVPGAGREATLVDLALKNARRNIGKRDGTTALAEALGLDAAERIEGFDVSHTGGSGVVGSDVCFLDGAPEKPDYRRRNLGEGNDDYAAMAQLLTWRAKRAVDGRDDRPDPDLLLIDGGAGQLAVAREAIEAAGWDVPAVALAKAEERLITPERTYEWDTDAPQLRLLQRVRDEAHRFAVQYHETLRDDASTALDDVPGVGPELRTRLLGRFGSVAGIRDASEHELRDVTGVGPETAATLRRQL